The following are encoded together in the Cervus elaphus chromosome 23, mCerEla1.1, whole genome shotgun sequence genome:
- the DEFB115 gene encoding beta-defensin 115, with the protein MLLDNSSSLSGYVKLLFLAIAVLVVLDQASPDGWTRKCNYGTGMCRKHCKESEKKKEKCGLRKLCCIPIRHKSLKLAKKEETTHWIMASTTKAIMTKKHPLQKRPENHNQEYASIKCLSETAVPCGVIRAIEATDTEAKPVPRELGWADEPKL; encoded by the exons ATGCTGCTGGATAATTCCTCATCCCTCTCAGGATATGTTAAACTCTTGTTCCTGGCTATAGCTGTCCTTGTGGTCCTGGATCAGGCTTCCCCAG ATGGATGGACCAGAAAGTGTAATTATGGAACTGGCATGTGCAGGAAACATTGCAAAGAAagtgagaagaagaaagaaaaatgtgggtTAAGAAAGCTTTGCTGCATCCCTATAAGGCATAAATCATTAAAACTTGCCAAAAAAGAAGAGACAACACATTGGATTATGGCAAGTACCACTAA AGCCATCATGACAAAGAAGCACCCACTGCAGAAGCGTCCAGAAAACCACAACCAGGAGTACGCAAGTATAAAGTGCCTGTCTGAGACAGCTGTGCCTTGCGGAGTCATCAGAGCTATAGAGGCCACGGACACAGAAGCAAAGCCTGTTCCCAGAGAACTGGGTTGGGCAGATGAACCCAAGTTGTAA